One segment of Herbaspirillum hiltneri N3 DNA contains the following:
- a CDS encoding 8-oxoguanine deaminase, giving the protein MTKTLLIKNATVVVTMNDTREEIKNGAVFIRNNIIEQVGNTADLPQAADEIIDATNHVVLPGLINTHHHMYQSLTRAIPAAQDGELFNWLTNLYPIWAGLTPEMIKVSTLTAMAELILSGCTTSSDHLYIYPNKTRLDDSLEAAQQIGMRFHGARGAMSVGQSKGGLPPDRVVEDEQDILRDTQRLIETYHDHSRHAMQRIVVAPCSPFSVSRDLMREAASMARSYKVSLHTHLAENVNDIAYSREKFNMTPAEYAEDCGWVGHDVWHAHCVQLDDHGIDLFARTGTGVAHCPCSNMRLASGIAPIRKMIDAGVPVGLGVDGSASNDGAHMLGEVRQAMLLQRVGFGPDAMTARQALEIATLGGARVLNRDDIGALKPGMSADVAMFRLDQIGFAGALHDPVAALVFCTPANVSYSVINGRVVVRDGQFTTIDLGSVIERHNALAFELANAS; this is encoded by the coding sequence ATGACCAAAACCCTCTTGATCAAAAACGCCACCGTCGTAGTAACAATGAACGACACAAGAGAAGAAATCAAAAACGGCGCCGTCTTCATCCGCAACAACATCATCGAACAAGTCGGCAATACCGCCGACCTGCCCCAGGCCGCCGACGAAATCATCGATGCAACCAACCACGTGGTGCTGCCCGGACTGATCAATACCCACCATCACATGTACCAGAGCCTGACGCGCGCGATCCCCGCCGCGCAAGACGGCGAACTGTTCAACTGGCTCACCAATCTCTACCCCATCTGGGCCGGCCTCACGCCCGAAATGATCAAGGTCTCCACGCTCACCGCAATGGCCGAGCTGATCCTCTCCGGCTGCACCACCAGCAGCGACCATCTTTATATCTATCCAAACAAAACCCGCCTCGACGACAGCCTGGAAGCCGCACAGCAAATCGGCATGCGCTTCCACGGCGCGCGCGGCGCGATGAGCGTCGGCCAGTCAAAGGGTGGCCTGCCGCCGGACCGCGTGGTCGAGGATGAACAGGACATCCTGCGCGACACCCAGCGCCTGATCGAGACCTACCACGACCATAGCCGCCACGCCATGCAACGCATCGTGGTCGCACCCTGTTCGCCGTTCTCGGTCTCGCGCGACCTCATGCGCGAGGCAGCCAGCATGGCGCGCAGCTACAAGGTCTCGCTGCACACCCACCTCGCCGAAAACGTCAACGACATCGCCTACAGCCGCGAGAAATTCAACATGACGCCGGCCGAATATGCCGAAGACTGCGGCTGGGTCGGCCACGATGTCTGGCACGCGCACTGCGTCCAGCTCGACGACCACGGCATCGACTTGTTCGCACGCACCGGCACCGGCGTGGCGCACTGCCCCTGTTCCAACATGCGACTGGCCTCCGGCATTGCACCGATCCGCAAAATGATCGATGCCGGCGTGCCGGTCGGCCTCGGCGTCGACGGCAGCGCCTCCAACGACGGCGCCCACATGCTGGGCGAAGTGCGCCAGGCCATGCTGCTGCAGCGCGTCGGTTTCGGCCCCGACGCCATGACCGCAAGGCAGGCGCTGGAAATCGCCACGCTGGGCGGCGCCAGGGTATTGAACCGCGACGACATCGGCGCGCTGAAGCCAGGCATGTCGGCCGACGTGGCAATGTTCAGGCTGGACCAGATCGGCTTCGCCGGCGCGCTGCACGACCCGGTCGCCGCGCTGGTGTTCTGTACGCCGGCCAACGTGTCTTACAGCGTGATCAACGGCCGCGTCGTCGTGCGCGACGGCCAGTTCACGACCATCGATCTGGGATCCGTCATCGAGCGCCACAACGCGCTGGCATTTGAGCTGGCCAACGCAAGCTGA
- a CDS encoding MFS transporter, with translation MNPAAQPDARAPVLRKDSHRWKILGIGVLANASFSAAFAGIPVTAIFMRADYRLDNTQLGLALGSLGLGVAVSELPWGVLTDRWGDRRVLLCGLISTALALAAMAACVAPDAAGVPSLWLLALGLLTVGLLGGSVNGSSGRAVMGWFREGERGLAMSIRQTAVPVGGGIGALVLPSLAAAHGFAAVYGLLALFCLLSAGMAWLWLHEPPAASPATSGVSPDRSALRNIEVWRVAMAIGILCFPQVSVLTFATIFLHDVGHAGLGLISATMAAIQIGAAVMRVWSGRWTDRHGNRRHYLRACSALSVVLYVALGTVAALAPAVWPQWVLAAMALLLVAGGVCASAWHGVAYTELATLAGQHQVGTALGLGNTCVFLVFFLAAQAVPALLAWQSWPAVWLAGAAGALIAWPVFLKPQHRNRAG, from the coding sequence ATGAACCCAGCCGCACAACCGGACGCGCGTGCACCTGTCCTGCGCAAAGACAGCCACCGCTGGAAAATCCTCGGCATCGGCGTGCTCGCCAACGCCAGCTTTTCTGCGGCCTTCGCGGGCATTCCGGTGACGGCGATTTTCATGCGCGCCGATTACCGGCTCGACAACACCCAGCTCGGCCTGGCGCTCGGCTCGCTCGGCCTCGGTGTGGCCGTGAGCGAATTGCCGTGGGGCGTCTTGACCGATCGCTGGGGCGACCGGCGCGTGCTGTTGTGCGGACTGATTTCCACCGCGCTCGCGTTAGCGGCGATGGCGGCCTGCGTTGCGCCTGATGCCGCCGGTGTTCCGTCGCTGTGGCTGCTGGCGCTCGGTTTGCTGACGGTCGGCCTGCTTGGTGGCAGCGTCAACGGTTCCAGCGGTCGCGCGGTGATGGGCTGGTTTCGGGAAGGCGAACGCGGCCTGGCGATGAGCATTCGCCAGACCGCGGTGCCGGTCGGCGGCGGCATCGGTGCGCTGGTGTTGCCGTCGCTGGCGGCGGCGCATGGTTTCGCCGCCGTGTATGGCTTGCTGGCGCTGTTTTGCCTGCTCAGCGCGGGGATGGCGTGGCTGTGGCTGCATGAACCGCCGGCTGCGTCGCCAGCGACGTCCGGTGTGTCGCCGGACCGCAGCGCCCTGCGCAACATTGAGGTCTGGCGCGTGGCGATGGCGATCGGCATCCTGTGTTTTCCGCAAGTATCGGTGCTGACCTTCGCCACCATCTTCCTGCACGACGTCGGCCATGCCGGACTGGGACTGATCAGCGCAACCATGGCGGCAATCCAGATCGGCGCGGCGGTGATGCGTGTGTGGAGCGGACGCTGGACCGACCGTCACGGCAATCGTCGTCATTACCTGCGCGCCTGCAGCGCGCTCAGCGTGGTGTTGTATGTCGCGCTCGGCACGGTCGCCGCGCTGGCGCCCGCTGTATGGCCGCAGTGGGTGCTCGCCGCAATGGCGCTGTTGCTGGTGGCGGGTGGCGTGTGCGCATCGGCCTGGCATGGCGTGGCCTATACCGAACTGGCGACGCTGGCCGGGCAGCATCAGGTCGGCACCGCACTGGGACTGGGCAATACTTGCGTGTTCCTGGTGTTCTTCCTGGCGGCGCAAGCGGTGCCGGCCCTGTTGGCGTGGCAATCCTGGCCGGCTGTTTGGCTGGCGGGCGCGGCCGGAGCCTTGATCGCCTGGCCGGTTTTCCTGAAGCCGCAGCATCGGAATCGTGCAGGTTGA
- a CDS encoding GlxA family transcriptional regulator, which translates to MRKIGFLLFLDCSLLDFTGPLTAFDVANRLTEAEGKSRPYQLRVMSEQGGMLESASGTAVITHPLERTAFDTLIVAGGAGPREGVLSETLLAYTRHAASKARRVASVCTGAFVLAAAGLLEGKRATTHWRMAARLQRMHPSVQVDSDKIFIKDGDVWTSAGISAGIDLALALIEEDLGVELARAVARELVVYHRRPGGQSQFSNLLEMDPPSGRIREALSYARNHLHESLTAERLAEIACLSRRQFDRAFSAETGQTPAKAIEKLRAEAARPRVEAGEESLENIARAVGFDDPERMRRAFLRVFGYPPQAIRRAQRRQEALYL; encoded by the coding sequence ATGCGCAAGATCGGATTCCTGCTTTTCCTCGATTGCAGTCTGCTCGACTTCACCGGTCCGCTGACCGCGTTCGACGTCGCCAACCGCCTCACGGAGGCCGAGGGCAAGAGCAGACCGTATCAGCTGCGCGTGATGTCGGAGCAAGGCGGCATGCTGGAAAGCGCGTCCGGCACGGCGGTCATCACTCATCCGTTGGAGCGGACGGCCTTCGACACGCTGATCGTAGCCGGCGGCGCCGGGCCGCGCGAGGGCGTGCTGTCGGAGACTCTGCTCGCATACACGCGCCATGCAGCAAGCAAAGCGCGTCGCGTGGCGAGCGTCTGCACCGGCGCCTTCGTACTGGCGGCAGCCGGCCTGCTCGAGGGCAAGCGCGCCACCACGCACTGGCGCATGGCGGCGCGTTTGCAACGCATGCATCCGTCGGTGCAGGTCGACAGCGACAAGATATTCATCAAGGACGGCGACGTCTGGACCTCTGCCGGCATCTCGGCCGGCATCGACCTGGCGCTGGCGCTGATCGAAGAGGATCTGGGAGTGGAACTTGCACGCGCGGTGGCGAGAGAACTAGTGGTGTATCACCGGCGTCCGGGTGGCCAGTCGCAGTTTTCAAACCTGCTGGAAATGGACCCGCCGTCGGGAAGAATCCGCGAGGCCCTGAGCTATGCACGCAACCACCTGCACGAATCGCTGACGGCGGAACGCCTGGCCGAAATAGCCTGCCTGAGCCGCCGCCAGTTCGACCGCGCGTTCAGCGCCGAGACCGGCCAGACACCGGCCAAGGCCATCGAAAAACTGCGCGCCGAAGCCGCACGACCGCGCGTGGAAGCAGGAGAAGAGTCATTGGAAAACATCGCGCGCGCAGTAGGCTTCGACGACCCCGAACGCATGCGCCGCGCGTTCCTGCGCGTGTTCGGCTATCCGCCGCAGGCGATCAGGCGTGCACAGAGAAGGCAGGAAGCGTTGTACCTTTGA
- a CDS encoding MmcQ/YjbR family DNA-binding protein, translated as MNVTQLKKFCASLPGATSHLALPPSNILVYSVGEKNFAWFKTSDPEKWRFSFRVSPDRFLELTGMPGIKPARYMARFHWVTIVDVRMMPEEYLKELVLWAYEKALSGLSAKRREACLTEHEFLA; from the coding sequence ATGAACGTCACACAACTAAAAAAATTCTGCGCATCGTTGCCGGGGGCGACATCGCACCTTGCCCTACCGCCCTCCAATATCCTGGTCTACTCCGTGGGTGAAAAGAACTTCGCCTGGTTCAAAACCAGCGATCCCGAGAAATGGCGCTTCAGCTTCCGCGTCAGCCCTGACCGTTTCCTTGAACTGACCGGCATGCCCGGCATCAAGCCGGCGCGTTACATGGCGCGCTTTCATTGGGTAACGATTGTAGATGTGCGGATGATGCCGGAGGAGTATTTGAAGGAGCTGGTGCTGTGGGCATATGAGAAGGCATTATCGGGGCTGAGCGCGAAGCGACGCGAAGCCTGTTTGACGGAACATGAGTTCCTCGCATAA
- a CDS encoding methyl-accepting chemotaxis protein produces the protein MKIANMKIGQRLAIGFGIVIVLLVAITVLSNIQLGRLNDGINLITKDRYPKTVLANTIQIQVNKIALDIRDIMLTGDADKIKFLVGDATAADKKMNDSLAQMQTIAKTDEDKRYVRDAMAARDAYLPVRDGLMKLALAGQIDDAKAYLPQQFMPLQIKYFIALDAMFDYQGGLMDAAGDKASAESGSARVIINALAAITLLLSAMVAWLVSRSITRPLTEAVDVARRVADGDLTTRVEVKSTDETGQLMSALQTMNSNLYNIVSQVRQGTDTIATASGEIATGNMDLSARTEQQAGSLEETASAMEELTSTVRQNADNARQANQLAVSASSVAVDGGAVVGKVVDTMSSINDSSRKIVDIIGVIDGIAFQTNILALNAAVEAARAGEQGRGFAVVASEVRSLAQRSAAAAKEIKILIDDSVAKVDTGSKLVEQAGTTMTEVVASVKRVTDIVGEISAASQEQSQGIDEVGRAITSIDETTQQNAALVEQSAAAAQSLQDQAAKLMQLVSVFKLDQQVTQTAARSATSIPKKAAINITPKAVQIKQAQKPASAPALTVSAQPVAVASGKDDDWEQF, from the coding sequence ATGAAAATCGCCAACATGAAAATCGGCCAGCGCCTGGCCATCGGCTTCGGCATCGTGATCGTCCTGCTGGTCGCCATCACGGTGCTCAGCAACATTCAGCTGGGTCGCCTCAACGACGGCATCAACCTGATCACCAAGGACCGCTATCCCAAGACCGTGCTGGCCAACACCATCCAGATCCAGGTCAACAAGATCGCTCTCGATATCCGCGACATCATGCTGACCGGCGATGCCGACAAGATCAAATTCCTCGTCGGCGACGCGACCGCCGCCGACAAGAAGATGAACGACAGCCTCGCGCAAATGCAAACGATTGCAAAGACCGATGAAGACAAGCGCTATGTCAGGGATGCCATGGCCGCACGCGACGCCTACCTCCCCGTGCGCGACGGTCTCATGAAACTGGCCCTGGCCGGCCAGATCGACGACGCCAAAGCCTACCTGCCGCAACAGTTCATGCCGCTGCAGATCAAGTATTTCATCGCGCTCGACGCCATGTTCGACTATCAGGGCGGCCTCATGGACGCCGCCGGCGACAAGGCCAGCGCCGAATCCGGCAGCGCCCGCGTCATCATCAATGCGCTCGCCGCCATCACCCTGCTGCTGTCGGCGATGGTCGCCTGGCTGGTCTCGCGCAGTATCACGCGACCGCTGACCGAAGCGGTCGATGTTGCCCGCCGCGTGGCCGACGGCGACCTGACCACCAGGGTCGAAGTCAAGTCCACCGACGAAACCGGCCAGCTCATGTCCGCGCTGCAGACCATGAACAGCAACCTCTACAACATCGTCAGCCAGGTGCGCCAGGGCACCGACACCATCGCCACCGCATCGGGTGAAATCGCCACCGGCAACATGGACCTGTCCGCACGCACTGAACAGCAAGCCGGCTCGCTGGAAGAAACCGCCTCGGCCATGGAAGAGCTCACCTCCACCGTCCGGCAAAACGCCGACAATGCGCGCCAGGCCAACCAGCTCGCCGTGTCCGCATCGAGCGTCGCCGTCGACGGCGGCGCGGTGGTCGGCAAGGTGGTCGACACCATGAGCTCGATCAACGATTCCTCGCGCAAGATCGTCGACATCATCGGCGTGATTGACGGCATCGCGTTCCAGACCAACATCCTCGCCCTGAACGCCGCCGTCGAAGCAGCCCGCGCCGGCGAACAAGGCCGCGGCTTCGCGGTGGTCGCCAGCGAAGTGCGTAGCCTGGCCCAGCGCAGCGCAGCCGCCGCCAAGGAAATCAAGATCCTCATCGACGACTCCGTCGCCAAGGTCGACACCGGCAGCAAACTGGTCGAACAAGCCGGCACCACCATGACCGAAGTCGTCGCCAGCGTAAAACGGGTAACGGACATCGTCGGCGAAATCAGCGCCGCTAGCCAGGAGCAAAGCCAGGGCATCGACGAAGTCGGCCGCGCCATCACCAGCATCGACGAAACCACGCAGCAGAACGCTGCGCTGGTGGAACAGTCGGCAGCGGCCGCACAGTCGCTGCAGGATCAGGCGGCGAAACTGATGCAACTGGTGAGTGTGTTCAAGCTGGATCAGCAGGTGACGCAGACTGCGGCAAGGTCGGCCACATCCATCCCGAAGAAGGCCGCCATCAACATCACCCCGAAAGCGGTGCAGATCAAACAAGCGCAAAAGCCTGCCTCCGCACCGGCCCTGACCGTATCCGCCCAACCCGTCGCAGTTGCATCCGGCAAGGACGACGATTGGGAACAGTTCTGA